CCCATGTTAAAATACAGTATGCTCAGAAGCTCAGTCTGAACTCTGCTGTTTGACTCGGCTTGCTCCTCACAGCAGtgatattcaaaatgttgtCTCATTTTTCCAGAATAAGGACAATATTGACCCTACATGGGAATTATCACCTGAATCTGCAGCTGCTTGTAGCTTTACAGAGTTTTATAGAAGTTTAAGTTCCTCCTTAAGCTGTTTGCCTCAACTTTACTGTTTGATTCACACTCACCACTCGCATGGCATTTGCAGAAACTGCAGGTAGTTATTGTTGGCAACTAATGAGCCCCTCCTGCTCAGAACCAGACCGACAACTTCAGTTACCAACGGTTAACATTGAAGAGATACTTTATTCCTCCCAGGAGCAGATAGAGACTAAAAAGAGTGGGATGATGGTCAACtgtaaattgtgtattttttattatactttttCTCCATTCTTTAACTTTGtcagacatttttacattcatttcaagtatgacattttttttgataaaaaatctgttttttctctgcagagatTTGAAGATGGGAAAAATCCGAACCAAAACATTGGTGCTGGGGGTTTCTCTTGGTCTGTTCGTCCTCTATCTAGGTAAAGATTTTACTGCCAAAAGAGTCATTTGCAACCCAAACActgtgagagaggagagcagtgaaataataaaaagatcCACTAGGAACATCTCCTACGTATACTCCTTCCCAAAATGCCAACAAAacgcatctgctggaaatgtagAAGGCTTCAGCTCTCTTCCTGCTAATATAAAAGACTTTCTCTACCATAAACACTGTCGACATTTTCCCATGCTACTGGACGTTCCTGACAAatgtggaggagctgatgaaTCTGCACAGGTCTTTCTTCTCCTGGTCATTAAAAGCGTTCCTGATAACTTTGAACGCAGAGAGGTATTGCGGAAAACCTGGGCTACAGAAAGGCTGCACAATGGTGTGCAGATCCGAAGGATCTTCATCTCAGCAGCGACTGGTTCTGgttttgaaagagagagaaagaatagaCTTCTTGAACTGGAACAAAATGAGTACAATGACATTCTTCAATGGGACTTTAGAGACACGTTCTACAACCTCACTTTAAAGCAGGTACTCTTCCTAGAATGGATGGAAAGAAACTGTCCAAAAGCTCGCTTCTTGCTAAATGGTGATGATGACGTTTTTGCCAACACAGACAACATGGTTGAGTATCTCCAAGGCCTTAGGGACAATGATGGAAGCAAGCACCTCTTTACTGGACATTTGATACAGTACGTGGGGCCCATTAGATCACCAGGGAGCAAGTACTATGTCCCAGTACAAGTGCAGGAGTCAGAGTCTTATCCCCCTTATTGTGGTGGTGGAGGCTTCCTCCTGTCGGGCTATTCAGCTATGGTCATATACAACATGTCCAAGTCCATCCCTTTTATTCCTATTGATGATGTTTACATGGGGATGTGTATGGCCAAAGCAGGATTAGGTCCAGCTCACCATATGGGTGTAAGGACAGCAGGAATGTACATTCCCTCGCATAAACTAGATGAATTTGATCCCTGTTATTATAAAGAGATTTTG
The nucleotide sequence above comes from Platichthys flesus chromosome 9, fPlaFle2.1, whole genome shotgun sequence. Encoded proteins:
- the LOC133961199 gene encoding N-acetyllactosaminide beta-1,3-N-acetylglucosaminyltransferase 3-like isoform X1: MYLRAKLGLRAFLGDLKMGKIRTKTLVLGVSLGLFVLYLGKDFTAKRVICNPNTVREESSEIIKRSTRNISYVYSFPKCQQNASAGNVEGFSSLPANIKDFLYHKHCRHFPMLLDVPDKCGGADESAQVFLLLVIKSVPDNFERREVLRKTWATERLHNGVQIRRIFISAATGSGFERERKNRLLELEQNEYNDILQWDFRDTFYNLTLKQVLFLEWMERNCPKARFLLNGDDDVFANTDNMVEYLQGLRDNDGSKHLFTGHLIQYVGPIRSPGSKYYVPVQVQESESYPPYCGGGGFLLSGYSAMVIYNMSKSIPFIPIDDVYMGMCMAKAGLGPAHHMGVRTAGMYIPSHKLDEFDPCYYKEILLVHRFLPAGIYLMWQRINDPNLKCELARKSF
- the LOC133961199 gene encoding N-acetyllactosaminide beta-1,3-N-acetylglucosaminyltransferase 3-like isoform X2; translated protein: MGKIRTKTLVLGVSLGLFVLYLGKDFTAKRVICNPNTVREESSEIIKRSTRNISYVYSFPKCQQNASAGNVEGFSSLPANIKDFLYHKHCRHFPMLLDVPDKCGGADESAQVFLLLVIKSVPDNFERREVLRKTWATERLHNGVQIRRIFISAATGSGFERERKNRLLELEQNEYNDILQWDFRDTFYNLTLKQVLFLEWMERNCPKARFLLNGDDDVFANTDNMVEYLQGLRDNDGSKHLFTGHLIQYVGPIRSPGSKYYVPVQVQESESYPPYCGGGGFLLSGYSAMVIYNMSKSIPFIPIDDVYMGMCMAKAGLGPAHHMGVRTAGMYIPSHKLDEFDPCYYKEILLVHRFLPAGIYLMWQRINDPNLKCELARKSF